One Setaria viridis chromosome 5, Setaria_viridis_v4.0, whole genome shotgun sequence genomic region harbors:
- the LOC117854492 gene encoding 3'-5' exonuclease has translation MRKRSTYAYDTDVVMDDGTTIRTTVTNSGDAVKLFLKEVYKYGQHLIVGLDTEWRTINHRDGHHSHRMAVLQLCVGYSCLVFQIVRADYVPAVLKAFLACPNHSFVGVGVDNDVERLYDDCKILVANAVDLRYVAAEVLSRPELRKVGLKTLTREVMGVHIDKPMELTKSRWSQPLSMEQVRYACIDAFVSYEIGRLLLIAAQRAGDSAATGATFLQFMSFELP, from the coding sequence atgaggaagaggagcacGTACGCGTACGACACCGACGTCGTCATGGACGACGGAACCACGATCCGCACCACCGTCACCAACTCCGGCGACGCCGTCAAGCTCTTCCTCAAAGAGGTTTACAAGTACGGCCAGCACCTCATCGTCGGCCTCGACACCGAGTGGCGGACCATCAACCACAGGGACGGGCACCACTCGCACCGGATGGCCGTCCTGCAGCTCTGCGTCGGCTACAGCTGCCTCGTGTTCCAGATCGTCCGCGCCGACTACGTCCCGGCCGTCCTGAAGGCCTTCCTCGCCTGCCCGAACCATAGCTTCGTCGGCGTTGGGGTCGACAACGACGTCGAGCGCCTGTACGACGACTGCAAGATCCTGGTGGCCAACGCGGTGGACCTGAGGTACGTCGCGGCAGAGGTGCTCTCCCGGCCGGAGCTCAGGAAGGTGGGGCTAAAGACCCTGACACGCGAGGTGATGGGCGTCCACATCGACAAGCCCATGGAATTGACGAAGAGCAGGTGGAGCCAGCCCCTGTCGATGGAGCAGGTCCGATACGCCTGCATCGACGCCTTTGTGTCTTACGAGATTGGCCGGCTGTTGCTGATCGCCGCTCAGCGCGCGGGAGATTCCGCGGCGACCGGTGCAACATTCTTGCAGTTTATGTCCTTCGAATTGCCGTAA
- the LOC117855405 gene encoding 3'-5' exonuclease, whose product MDETDVIEVTFGDDVIATTVTSSGEAVEAWLAEVRAAPSSSLVVGLDVEWRPSRRSDQNPVATLQLCVGRRCLIFQLLHADRVPRALAEFLGDRGVRFVGVGVEADAERLSDDHELVVANAVDLRGLAAEGMGRPELRQAGLRAIVAAVMGVNLVKPQRVTMSRWDASCLSYEQIRYACIDAFVSFEVGRKLLAGEAVAAADPAVPAGEAAAAADPAVPAVAGAVAVARVP is encoded by the coding sequence ATGGACGAGACCGACGTGATCGAGGTGACCTTCGGGGACGACGTGATCGCCACCACCGTCACGTCCTCCGGCGAGGCCGTGGAGGCCTGGCTCGCCGAGGTCCGCGCCGCGCCCAGCAGCAGCCTCGTCGTCGGGCTCGACGTCGAGTGGCGCCCCAGCAGGCGCTCCGACCAGAACCCCGTGGCCACGCTGCAGCTCTGCgtcggccgccgctgcctcatCTTCCAGCTTCTCCATGCCGACCGCGTCCCCCGCGCGCTGGCGGAGTTCCTCGGCGACCGCGGCGTCCGcttcgtcggcgtcggcgtggaGGCAGATGCCGAGCGGCTCAGCGACGACCACGAGCTGGTGGTGGCCAACGCGGTGGACCTGCGGGGCCTCGCGGCGGAGGGGATGGGCCGCCCGGAGCTCCGCCAGGCGGGGCTGCGCGCCATCGTGGCCGCCGTCATGGGCGTCAACCTCGTGAAGCCGCAGAGGGTGACCATGAGCCGCTGGGACGCGTCCTGCCTCAGCTACGAGCAGATCAGGTACGCCTGCATCGACGCCTTCGTCTCCTTCGAGGTTGGCCGCAAGCTGCTGGCTGgagaggcggtggcggcggctgatCCAGCGGTTCCAgctggcgaggcggcggcggcggctgatcCAGCGGTTCCAGCTGTCGCAGGTGCGGTGGCCGTCGCGCGAGTCCCGTGA